From the Thermococcus sp. M39 genome, one window contains:
- a CDS encoding CDC48 family AAA ATPase, which produces MILGKKDEIKDEIKLRVAEALKRDVGRGIVRFDRKYQRELGVEPGDIVELEGERTTAAIVANAHPDDRGLDIIRMDGYIRRNAGVSIGDYVTVRRAEVKEAKKVVLAPAQKGVFIQIPGEMIKQNLLGRPVVKGDIIVASGREEFYTGSPFDEFFRGFFEALPLAFGELKFIVVNTNPKGIVQITYNTEIEVLPQAVEVREEKVPEVTYEDIGGLKDAIQKIREMVELPLKHPELFERLGIEPPKGVLLYGPPGTGKTLLAKAVANETNAHFIAINGPEIMSKFYGESEERLREVFKEAEENAPSIIFIDEIDAIAPKREEVTGEVEKRVVSQLLTLMDGLKKRGKVIVIAATNRPDAIDPALRRPGRFDREIEVGVPDKQGRKEILQIHTRGMPLEPDYDKPSVLKVLKGLLKEERFDKEKLEEIIKKVEKAKDEDEIKEILKSDGEIYREVKTKLIDKMLDELAEKTHGFVGADLAALAREAAMVVLRRLIQEGKINPEEEKIAPEVLQELKVTKEDFYEALKMVEPSALREVMLEVPNVHWEDIGGLEDVKQALREAVEWPLKYPKAFQRLGITPPKGILLYGPPGTGKTMLAKAVATESEANFIGIRGPEVLSKWVGESEKRIREIFRKARQAAPTVIFIDEIDSIAPMRGGDVNRVTDRIINQFLTEMDGIEENSGVVVIAATNRPDILDPALLRPGRFDRLILVPAPDETARYEILKVHTRRVPLAEDVNLKELAKKLEGYTGADIAALVREAAMNALRRAVAKTSRELVEEQSEEFLEKLKVSRKDFEEAMKKIRPSVTKYMIEYYKQFEESRKAPKERKEMDYFTG; this is translated from the coding sequence ATGATTTTAGGAAAAAAGGACGAGATTAAAGATGAAATCAAACTTAGGGTTGCTGAGGCACTGAAAAGAGATGTAGGAAGAGGGATAGTTAGATTTGACAGAAAATATCAGCGCGAGCTAGGGGTTGAACCTGGAGACATAGTTGAGCTTGAGGGAGAGAGAACAACTGCTGCAATTGTTGCAAATGCCCATCCAGATGACAGGGGGTTAGATATAATTAGAATGGATGGCTATATCAGAAGAAATGCTGGGGTCAGCATCGGGGACTATGTAACTGTTAGAAGAGCTGAAGTCAAAGAAGCAAAAAAAGTTGTCCTAGCGCCAGCTCAGAAGGGAGTTTTCATCCAGATTCCAGGAGAGATGATTAAGCAGAACCTCCTTGGGAGGCCAGTTGTAAAAGGCGACATTATAGTGGCTAGTGGAAGAGAAGAGTTCTATACAGGCTCTCCTTTTGATGAGTTCTTTAGAGGCTTCTTTGAAGCACTTCCATTGGCTTTTGGTGAATTAAAGTTTATTGTCGTGAACACAAATCCCAAAGGGATAGTTCAGATAACATACAACACTGAAATTGAAGTTCTTCCCCAAGCAGTCGAAGTTAGGGAAGAGAAGGTTCCAGAGGTTACATATGAAGACATCGGCGGTCTCAAGGATGCGATTCAGAAGATCAGGGAAATGGTTGAGTTGCCTTTGAAGCACCCAGAACTGTTTGAACGTCTCGGAATTGAGCCACCTAAGGGAGTTTTGCTCTACGGTCCACCAGGAACGGGTAAGACTTTACTTGCAAAAGCTGTGGCAAATGAAACCAACGCTCACTTTATAGCCATCAACGGTCCAGAAATTATGAGCAAATTCTACGGTGAGAGTGAAGAGCGTCTGAGAGAGGTCTTTAAGGAGGCTGAGGAAAACGCTCCAAGTATAATCTTCATTGATGAGATTGACGCAATTGCACCAAAGAGAGAAGAGGTTACCGGAGAAGTCGAGAAGAGGGTTGTTAGTCAGCTCTTGACCTTGATGGATGGATTGAAGAAGAGGGGGAAGGTCATTGTCATAGCTGCGACAAACAGACCTGATGCAATTGACCCAGCTTTGAGAAGGCCTGGAAGGTTTGATAGAGAAATTGAAGTTGGTGTTCCAGACAAGCAGGGTAGAAAAGAAATCCTCCAAATCCACACCAGAGGAATGCCTCTTGAGCCGGACTACGATAAGCCGTCAGTTTTGAAAGTTCTTAAAGGCTTACTCAAAGAAGAGCGCTTTGATAAAGAGAAGCTCGAAGAGATCATTAAGAAAGTTGAGAAAGCTAAAGACGAAGATGAGATAAAAGAAATCCTCAAGAGTGACGGGGAAATTTACCGCGAAGTTAAGACTAAGCTGATTGATAAAATGCTCGATGAGCTAGCAGAAAAGACACACGGATTTGTTGGAGCGGACTTGGCAGCTTTAGCGAGAGAAGCTGCAATGGTTGTTCTGAGGAGGCTAATCCAGGAGGGTAAGATTAATCCAGAAGAAGAAAAGATTGCACCAGAAGTTCTCCAAGAGCTTAAAGTTACTAAAGAGGACTTCTATGAAGCTTTGAAGATGGTTGAGCCATCAGCTTTGAGGGAAGTGATGCTTGAAGTTCCAAATGTTCACTGGGAGGACATTGGAGGATTAGAAGATGTGAAGCAAGCACTCAGAGAAGCAGTTGAGTGGCCGCTCAAGTATCCAAAGGCCTTTCAGCGTTTGGGAATAACTCCACCGAAAGGAATTCTCCTCTACGGTCCACCAGGAACTGGTAAGACAATGCTCGCTAAAGCTGTTGCAACAGAGAGTGAGGCTAACTTCATTGGGATTAGAGGCCCAGAAGTTTTAAGCAAATGGGTAGGAGAGAGCGAAAAGAGAATCAGAGAAATATTCAGGAAAGCAAGACAGGCTGCACCAACGGTAATCTTCATTGACGAAATTGACTCAATTGCCCCAATGAGAGGAGGCGATGTCAACAGGGTTACTGATAGAATAATTAACCAGTTCCTCACAGAGATGGATGGTATTGAGGAGAACAGTGGTGTTGTTGTTATTGCAGCAACTAACAGACCGGACATTTTAGATCCGGCACTGCTCAGACCGGGCAGATTCGACCGCTTGATTTTGGTTCCAGCACCAGACGAGACAGCAAGATATGAAATTCTAAAAGTCCACACAAGGAGAGTGCCCTTGGCAGAAGATGTGAACTTAAAAGAGCTTGCCAAGAAGCTTGAGGGATATACTGGAGCAGATATAGCAGCACTTGTGAGGGAGGCGGCAATGAACGCTTTAAGGAGAGCAGTTG
- the serS gene encoding serine--tRNA ligase, translating into MLDIKLIRENPDIVRGDLIKRGELEKLKWIDEILELDKKWRENLRKINQLRRERNRIAVEIGKRKKAGESVDDLLAKSKEIVKQIEDIERENEEIRKKIDFYLWRLPNITHESVPIGKDDTENVPIKFWGKARVWKGHLESFLEQSQGKMEYEILEWKPKLHVDLLEILRGADFERAAKVSGSRFYYLLNEIVILDLALIRFALDKLIEKGFTPVIPPYMVRRYVEEGVTTFDDFENVIYKVEGEDLYLIPTAEHPLAGMHANEIIDGKDLPLLYVGVSPCFRKEAGTAGKDTKGIFRVHQFHKVEQFVYSRPEESWEWHEKLLQNAEELFQELGIPYRVVNICTGDLGYVAAKKYDIEAWMPGQGKFREVVSCSNCTDWQARRLNIRFRDKTHEKPKFVHTLNSTAIATSRTIVAILENFQEEDGTVKIPKALWKYTGFKEIVPADKKEKCCQG; encoded by the coding sequence ATGCTTGACATAAAGCTCATTCGTGAAAACCCCGACATTGTTAGGGGCGATCTCATAAAGCGCGGTGAACTTGAAAAGCTTAAATGGATTGACGAAATTCTCGAGCTTGACAAGAAGTGGAGGGAGAACCTCAGGAAGATCAATCAGCTGAGAAGGGAGAGAAACAGAATAGCGGTCGAGATAGGCAAAAGAAAGAAAGCCGGAGAAAGCGTAGATGATTTACTTGCAAAGAGCAAAGAGATAGTCAAGCAGATTGAAGATATTGAGAGGGAAAACGAAGAGATAAGGAAGAAAATTGACTTTTACCTTTGGAGATTGCCAAACATAACCCATGAAAGCGTTCCAATCGGAAAGGACGATACAGAAAATGTTCCAATAAAGTTCTGGGGCAAGGCAAGAGTCTGGAAAGGCCACCTCGAGAGCTTCCTTGAGCAGAGCCAAGGAAAGATGGAGTACGAAATTTTAGAGTGGAAGCCAAAGCTTCACGTTGACTTACTCGAGATTTTGAGGGGCGCAGATTTTGAAAGAGCTGCAAAGGTCAGCGGTTCAAGGTTTTACTACCTCCTCAATGAGATTGTAATCCTCGACTTAGCTTTAATTAGATTCGCTCTTGACAAGCTGATTGAGAAGGGCTTTACTCCAGTGATCCCTCCATATATGGTTAGAAGATACGTTGAGGAAGGCGTTACAACCTTTGACGACTTTGAAAACGTAATTTACAAGGTTGAAGGCGAGGACTTGTATCTGATCCCAACAGCAGAGCACCCATTAGCCGGAATGCATGCCAACGAGATAATTGACGGAAAAGATTTGCCACTCCTTTATGTTGGAGTCTCACCGTGCTTCCGTAAAGAGGCAGGAACTGCTGGAAAGGACACAAAGGGAATTTTCAGGGTTCACCAGTTCCACAAGGTTGAGCAGTTTGTCTATTCAAGACCAGAAGAGAGCTGGGAGTGGCATGAAAAGCTCCTCCAGAATGCTGAAGAGCTGTTTCAAGAACTTGGAATTCCTTATCGCGTAGTCAACATCTGTACTGGAGATTTAGGCTATGTTGCCGCCAAGAAGTACGACATTGAAGCATGGATGCCTGGTCAAGGAAAGTTCAGAGAAGTTGTCAGCTGTTCAAACTGTACCGACTGGCAGGCAAGAAGGTTGAACATAAGATTCAGAGACAAGACTCACGAGAAGCCCAAGTTCGTGCACACTTTAAATTCAACAGCAATAGCAACCTCAAGGACCATTGTTGCCATTTTGGAGAACTTCCAGGAAGAGGATGGAACAGTTAAGATACCAAAGGCATTGTGGAAGTACACAGGATTCAAAGAGATTGTGCCAGCAGATAAAAAAGAGAAATGCTGTCAAGGTTGA
- the glp gene encoding gephyrin-like molybdotransferase Glp, with protein sequence MAFLKVVPLEEALNVINSFPLEPKIEEIKLEEALGRVLAEDIKSQIDVPPFDRATVDGYAVKSKDTWGASETNPVKLKVVGEINAGDTPKIELKDGESVYISTGAPLPKGADAVIPFEDVDRENEWVIIYKPVYPQSGVMKAGADIPKGKLLLKKGTRLGFKETALLSAIGFEKVKVFAKPKVAVISTGNEIILPGKELKYGQIYDINGRAVSDAVRELGGEAYFLGIARDNKESLKEKILEGLKYDIIILSGGASGGIRDLTASIIEELGEIKVHGIAIQPGKPTIIGLIDGKPIFGLPGYPTSCLTNFTLLVAPLIRKLLGQNQEYRKVKKKLAHKVFSVKGRRQFLPVRIEDDKAVPILKGSGAVTSFIDADGFIEVPENVEILDEGEEVEVILFGV encoded by the coding sequence ATGGCGTTCCTAAAGGTTGTTCCTCTGGAAGAGGCTTTGAATGTTATCAATTCATTCCCCTTAGAACCTAAAATTGAAGAGATAAAGCTCGAAGAAGCTTTGGGAAGAGTGCTGGCTGAAGATATAAAGAGCCAAATTGATGTTCCCCCATTCGATAGGGCAACCGTCGATGGGTATGCTGTAAAAAGCAAAGATACATGGGGTGCAAGCGAAACTAATCCCGTAAAATTAAAAGTTGTTGGGGAAATAAACGCTGGGGATACTCCAAAGATAGAGCTGAAAGATGGAGAAAGCGTTTACATTTCAACAGGTGCACCTCTGCCAAAAGGAGCAGATGCAGTTATTCCTTTTGAAGACGTTGATAGGGAAAACGAGTGGGTAATTATCTACAAGCCAGTGTATCCACAATCTGGTGTCATGAAAGCTGGAGCGGATATACCAAAAGGAAAGCTTCTGCTGAAGAAAGGAACAAGGCTGGGCTTTAAAGAGACTGCTCTGCTTTCTGCCATCGGTTTTGAAAAAGTCAAGGTTTTTGCAAAGCCCAAAGTTGCTGTGATAAGCACGGGAAATGAGATTATTTTACCAGGTAAAGAGCTGAAATATGGCCAGATTTATGACATAAACGGCAGAGCAGTAAGTGACGCTGTGAGAGAGCTCGGGGGGGAAGCATATTTCCTGGGAATAGCCAGAGACAACAAAGAGAGCTTAAAAGAAAAGATACTTGAGGGGCTGAAGTATGACATTATAATCCTTTCAGGAGGAGCGAGCGGAGGAATTAGGGATTTAACAGCATCAATAATTGAAGAACTCGGCGAGATAAAGGTTCACGGCATAGCTATTCAGCCGGGCAAGCCAACAATAATTGGGCTCATAGATGGAAAACCCATCTTTGGTCTGCCAGGATATCCAACTTCATGTTTAACCAACTTCACTTTGCTAGTCGCTCCCCTCATTAGAAAGCTCCTCGGTCAGAATCAGGAGTACAGAAAAGTCAAGAAAAAGCTCGCCCACAAAGTTTTCTCTGTAAAAGGAAGAAGACAGTTCTTGCCAGTGAGGATTGAAGATGATAAAGCCGTGCCAATACTAAAGGGAAGCGGCGCTGTTACTAGCTTCATTGATGCAGATGGATTTATAGAAGTGCCTGAGAACGTTGAGATACTCGACGAAGGAGAAGAAGTTGAGGTGATATTGTTTGGTGTTTGA
- a CDS encoding ribonuclease P protein component 4, producing MSKKFLRKKEQREKRKIALERINILFTLAERVFPYDKELANRYVEIALAVQQKAKVRMPRKWKRRYCKRCHSFLVPGVNAQVRLRQKRMPHIVIKCLECGHIMRYPYLREQKEKRKRRLEERVKNKSQP from the coding sequence ATGTCAAAGAAGTTCTTGAGAAAGAAGGAGCAGAGGGAGAAGAGGAAAATCGCTTTAGAAAGAATTAACATTCTCTTCACATTAGCTGAGAGAGTTTTTCCTTATGATAAGGAATTAGCCAATAGATATGTTGAAATAGCTCTAGCTGTGCAGCAGAAAGCTAAAGTGAGAATGCCGAGAAAGTGGAAGCGGCGATATTGTAAAAGATGCCATTCATTTTTAGTGCCAGGAGTTAACGCTCAAGTTAGGCTGAGGCAGAAGAGAATGCCACATATCGTAATCAAATGCCTTGAATGCGGACATATCATGAGGTATCCTTATTTGAGAGAGCAGAAAGAGAAGCGTAAAAGAAGGCTTGAGGAGAGAGTTAAGAATAAAAGTCAACCTTGA